Proteins co-encoded in one Chionomys nivalis chromosome 6, mChiNiv1.1, whole genome shotgun sequence genomic window:
- the Gpr75 gene encoding probable G-protein coupled receptor 75, whose protein sequence is MNSSVPLRSAANATLPYIPPSQGGGNGTSLQEDLRDFIHTATLVTCTFLLAVVFCLGSYGNFIVFLSFFDPAFRKFRTNFDFMILNLSFCDLFICGITAPMFTFVLFFSSARSIPETFCFAFHLTSSGFIIMSLKMVAAIALHRLRMVLGKQPNCTASFSCILLLTLLLWATSFTLATLATLRTSKSHLCLPMSSLMAGEGKAILSLYVVDFTFCVAVVSVSYILIAQTLRKNAQVKKCPPVITVDASKPQPFVGAAVKGGGDPTQCTVPALYRNQNYNKLQHAQTHGYTKNPSQMQIPSANRLQLVSAINLSTAKDSKAVVTCVIIVLSVLVCCLPLGISLVQVVLSDNGSFILYQFELFGFTLIFFKSGLNPFIYSRNSAGLRRKVLWCLQNIGLGFLCCKQKTRLRAMGKGNLEINRNKSSHHETNSAYMLSPKPQKKFVDQACGPSHSKESVASPKVSAGHQHCGQSSSTPINTRIEPYYSIYNSSPSQEESSLGKLQTVNSFGFASSYIAMHYYTTNDLMQEYDSTSAKQIPIPSV, encoded by the coding sequence ATGAACTCGAGCGTCCCCCTTCGGAGCGCTGCCAATGCTACCTTGCCCTACATACCTCCCTCGCAGGGAGGAGGCAATGGCACTTCTCTCCAGGAAGATCTTCGAGACTTCATCCACACGGCCACCTTGGTGACTTGCACTTTCCTGCTTGCTGTCGTCTTCTGTCTCGGCTCCTATGGCAACTTTATtgtcttcttgtctttctttgaCCCCGCCTTCAGGAAGTTCAGAACCAACTTTGATTTCATGATCTTAAACCTGTCTTTCTGCGATCTCTTCATCTGTGGGATCACGGCTCCCATGTTCACCTTCGTGCTGTTCTTCAGCTCAGCCAGGAGCATCCCTGAAACATTCTGCTTCGCCTTCCACCTTACCAGTTCAGGCTTCATCATCATGTCCCTCAAGATGGTGGCTGCCATCGCCCTGCACCGGCTCCGAATGGTGCTAGGGAAACAACCTAATTGCACGGCCTCCTTTTCCTGCATCTTGCTCCTCACCCTGCTTCTCTGGGCCACCAGTTTTACCCTTGCCACCTTGGCTACGTTGAGAACCAGTAAGTCTCACCTTTGTCTACCCATGTCCAGTCTGATGGCTGGGGAAGGGAAAGCCATTCTGTCTCTGTATGTTGTGGACTTTACCTTCTGTGTTGCTGTGGTGTCTGTCTCTTACATCCTGATTGCTCAGACACTTCGGAAGAATGCTCAAGTCAAAAAGTGCCCCCCTGTGATCACAGTCGATGCTTCTAAACCGCAGCCATTCGTGGGGGCTGCTGTGAAGGGAGGTGGAGATCCTACGCAGTGCACGGTGCCAGCTCTGTACCGGAACCAGAATTACAACAAACTGCAGCACGCTCAGACTCATGGATACACTAAGAACCCCAGCCAGATGCAGATCCCTTCAGCCAATCGACTCCAGCTGGTATCAGCCATCAACCTTTCTACTGCCAAGGACTCCAAAGCCGTGGTCACCTGTGTGATCATAGTGTTGTCCGTCCTGGTGTGCTGTCTTCCTCTGGGGATTTCCCTGGTGCAGGTGGTTCTGTCTGACAACGGGAGCTTCATCCTATACCAGTTTGAACTGTTCGGATTTACTCTGATATTTTTCAAGTCCGGATTAAATCCCTTTATATATTCCCGGAACAGTGCGGGGCTGAGACGAAAAGTGCTCTGGTGTCTCCAGAACATCGGCCTGGGCTTTCTCTGCTGCAAACAGAAGACGCGACTTCGAGCCATGGGCAAAGGGAACCTTGAAATCAACAGAAACAAATCTTCCCATCACGAGACAAACTCCGCCTACATGCTGTCTCCGAAGCCACAGAAGAAATTTGTGGACCAGGCTTGCGGCCCAAGTCACTCAAAGGAAAGTGTGGCAAGTCCCAAAGTGTCCGCCGGACACCAGCACTGCGGCCAGAGCAGCTCCACCCCCATCAACACCCGGATTGAACCTTATTACAGCATCTATAACAGCAGCCCCTCCCAGGAGGAGAGCAGTCTGGGGAAGTTACAGACGGTCAACTCTTTCGGGTTTGCCAGTTCCTACATCGCCATGCACTACTACACCACGAACGACCTGATGCAGGAGTACGACAGCACATCGGCCAAGCAGATTCCCATCCCCTCTGTCTAA